The sequence TTTACAGTCAAATTACATTGATATAATACACAGCACACTCTTAAAAATagcatgaaatggaaaaattaaaaccGCAGTCATTGTagaagcagaattaaaaataaattatttgaggTCTCTGAATATAAACTTAGTGCGAACGAGCTTTTTTCCACCTTGTAGCACTAAAGTACATAACGATTGTTTATGTAATGAGCTGTTGAAAACACAGAGGATCACAGAATTGGATAGGCTTCCACGGTCTCCCTGCACAGCATCTTTGCGGTACCACAGCCTGAGACAGAATATGGAGCTAGACAGAGCACTGGCATGGCCTGCTATGACacttcctgtatttttaaaaaagggggtgTGGAAGAGGGAACAGAGAATAGTACATTTAAAGTTGTGCACATAAAAAAAGGCACTTTCCTTTTTGATcaggccagaaaaaaaagtataaaaagcaTACTTATCTATTTGGAGCTGGATCTTTGGCACCTAAACTAGAAACAAAAGGACATCTTTATTAGTAAAGggtggagaaggggaagagagaataGGTATTGTGTGTTTCTCTGAAGATGTACCAGAAGGCAgcatgaaaacagagaaaagttaTTGCTATATCATTCCATGTTGCTGGAGCTAATGTTCTACTCTGAAAAACTTACAGCAGTTTTCAGTCAAATTTCTAATTAATTTGTTCTGTATCATATTCTTACTGACAAAGACTACAAAATACAATAATAAGCACCCCTAGAAAAGTCAGCAATTCGTGTTTTCAGAGATCTGAAAAATTTCATTACTTCTTTCACTAAAAGAATAGTTTATCTGCATTTGCTGCATTATTAATGTTATGCTACAACAACATTGTTAATGCAAATCCGTTATTTCTACTGCAATGAAATCAGAGAAAAGATCTGTGTACTTTTTTCTTATGATTTTTACAAGCTGGGAAGTAATCAATCATCcacaaatgaaaacaggaaatttgTTCAAGTACTGTTCATTCTACAAATCAGACTTTTCTCTTCATCTCTGTAGACGGATTTCGTCGTAAATTTGCTTCCTAAACTTCAACATGTCTTCTACATCTTTGTAGGTGAGCATTTCTTCAACAGACAGGAGCTTAAAGCCATTCAATTTAAAAGCTGACATGTGCTGCACAGAATTTAACATTTGTAATGACAGTCTAACTGATTCACTTAACGTAGAACAAGCAGGAAAAATCCTAGCAGTCCACAAGCCCAAACGTGTGCTCTCATTGGAGAAGAGCTGGTGTGAAACCTCTATACCCCAGAGGTCCAAGCATTCCAGTAAGCTGACTCCAAAAAAATGGAGTGAATGTATATCTGACAACGATTTCACACTCTTTTTCAAGTCGTCTTCTACACTAAACACCATACTTACATACTTTACTTGATTGTTAATTTTTACACTTAAGGAGCTCAGGAAACAGTTTGAAGGTATGTCTACTTTCAAATTTATGTACGATCCACTAATAATGCTGCTCTTCCCTACTGATACTTCAGGTCCAATTCTAGAGTATTCAATAACGGATCCAGGTCCTACAAAACATCCAGGCTCAAGTATGCTTTGAATGATACTTGTGGATTGATCCAAGGTCTTGGCTTTGTCAGAAGAGATGCTAAAAGCCACAGACAGTAAGTCAAGCTCAAATTTCAGTTTGCTATCAGATGTAAAGTGAAACAGATACTCTTGAGTAGTTCCGATGTGATAGAACTTAGAGTTGTTTAAGACTATAACATTAAGCGCAGTTCCTTTCAGAAGAGAGTATAGCTTCTGCCGTACTTCTACTAACTGTGATTCCTCTGTTGTGACGTTACTTGTGTTTTTTGTGTAATCTTGAGTGGCTCCAGGCCCCAGGGCCTGGAGGAAGTCACCATATGCATCTATTTCACAGCAAAGAGTGCCCATCTGCTTATAAAATGTCAGTAATTGTTTTGCAATGCTATGATCAATGTAAAATATACTGTCCGTATACACACACTCCGAGTCCATTTCTGAGTTGTTGTGGTCTCCAGAGGAACTTAGCTGAGAACAATTCCCTCTTATGCATACTGCGCCACACTGGCGCATCGTCTCAATATCAGGCTTGTGCAGGAAATGATGGCAAGACGTGTATTCAAGCCCTCCTCTTCCTGAAAAACTGGATGGATCTAAAACGAACACTCCGTGAGTAGTCCCAACTGTCAAATCTGAAGGATGAGCTAATGCGGTAAATCCAGGTTTATCAAATGTGATGGTTTCTGTAACTCCAGTGCTGTAAAGTTCTATGTCATCCGAGCACGTAATGAGAATTCCTGGTTTCATGTGACTAGGGAAATCAATATACATGGCGAGCTTCAGTTCCAACATCTGGTAAATGGGATCGCCAAAAGGCAAAGCTGTGAAAATCTTTCCCAGGGCACTTGCATTTGGTAAACGTTGACTGTAACCAccttaaagaaaaagacaattttaaTTATACAGAAACACTGTACATAAGTAAGCAAAACCTAAACCTATACAGCTATTCTACACAGACAGAAAGGTATTAAACGTGCCCCCGCCCCCAGCTTGGTCATTTACTATGTATTCCTCAAAAAATgacagatgtaaaaaaaaatcatcaatcATTCTTCTTCAAACATTTCTCAAAGCAGATCTGACCTTATGTCCAAAATTTAGCATGCCTGAAATAGCTTATATTAAAATTGTGGTTGATTTCATTAACTTTAGTTTGCTTCAGAGCTGGAATACGGACCACTTGTCTACAACTGAagtgaagaaagcaaatgatgcctgctttttgcttgaaaaaaaggAGGACCCCCACAGCCCCGCTGGGAATTTTAAGTCAAGGATGAGTCAAACAAGCAGTGGTTTGGTCAGGTGACTTGTTATTACCTGGTTTGTTTCTCCTCTGCAAAACTGAAGCCCCTTTTGGAAGTGTTCTGACTAACTGGGTAAGGCAGCAAGTATTCAGCCTGCCTGTAGTAATGAGGACCCCTAGGTCACCCGGCCAGAGAGGGCCGTGTTCCTTAAATGGGTATTTCAAGGAAGAAGCTTAATTCAGATACTCTGAATTACACTTCTTTCTCCACTGTGTCATCCAACAACTGAAGTGACGAGAAGAATTGCTTGAGAGAGAGTAATATCTCCTAAGTATCAATCTAAATTTGAATGATCAGATCAGATACATTTGGGATTACTTTTCTGAGGGAACTGTATTTCAGAACTCTGACTCCTCTGCCATCATATTatctttaggaagaaaaaaaaaaaaaaaaaaaagaggtgcaCAATTTTAGAGTGTGAAATGTAAACCAGAATTTACCAGAATGAATTAGCAGCACAATAAAAGAAGTCCATTTATCACCATACAGATCTTCCAAGCACCGAAGAACATGAAGTGTTGATCCACcatttcctaaagaaaaaaatgttttagtatCTGCTGAAAAGAGCAGCAATAATATCTGCACTGACATGTGAAGCATACTGGGATCTGGTGCTGTGGTAGGGTGATCAGGAGGCACGTTTTAAATGCTGCCTTCTGCTGTAGAACGTaagttgctgtttatttttaaaaagtccttaTAACTGCAGAGACGATCTTTTAAACAAACCGAGTGTCAACGGATGCCCAGATACCTATCTGAAATTTCCTAAACCAGTTCTGACAGAACAGTCCTTCTACTGTACCGTAGTTGATAAAGTCATGCAAAGAAGAGGAAGGACAGTCACTGTGGAAGCCTTGTGCACGCAGAGGGGAGGGCATCTGGAGTAGGCAGCTCTTGGGAAAACACCGTGTTTTCCCCTCCCAGTCATTCTCTGAACAGCCCCAGCACCTGAAGCATTTCATCATTTCAACAGGCCATAACCATAAAAACTAgctccagcaggaaaaaagtcaCACAGAGTTCACTAATGACTTGAAGCAAGCGTTCAAAAGCGCTTCTGACATTTACAATATGGAAATGAGGAGAAAGGTTTGGGATATGAGGAAATGGTTTGGGATATTTTTATGTGCTCCTACAACTTAAAATTTCtagatttctgaaaattaatctCTGCCTATTATTGTACACTGCAGATAGACTACTGAGATTAGTTACTTTCTACATCAAAGTGAACAGGAATTAAGAATTATAGGATCATATTACGGACAGTCAGGCTACTTTCTTCTAGCATTTTGCTGCGCTTTGgctgaaatattaaaacatattcAAATTGGTTAAGCAATCAGGTTAAGGTACGTAGTATGAATTTATACAAAACATGGGTCAGTGTTATTCTGTATTCCATACAATACACTCAGAAGAGCCACATGGTATCATCAACACACACTCATTCATCACCACCACGATGGAGTCCCAGATATCACAATGGGAAGTGTAACGGCCAAAATTAACTTAGGCCAAGTCCAAAAAGCAGCCAACCCACGATGCTAGCAGTTGCACAACCGAACCAAAACTACGCACTACTTCACGGCATTAGACCCTATGCTTGTGGTTTAATTAATACTTCAGACTTTAGCAGTGTTTTGGAGACAGCTGTCGTAGCACGTACACGCAAAGCCCGCTTCTGCCTGACTGAAACCGAGTCCAACTATGTAAGTGTATTATACAAGCATCAACGTATTAAACGAAGGCACGGTATATCAAGTGAGAGCAACTCGCGCAGCGACACCGCGAGCCgctgggcctgggcctgggcctgcTCCCCGCGCCGTGCTGTGCCCAGACACGGGCCGTGCCTGCGAGGGGGCCGGACTCCTCCTTCTTTTTGGGTCTACGCCGACCCCCGCTTGACCTGGAGCGGGAGCCGAGGCCACGGCAGCCCTCGGCCAGCCCGGCCAGCCGCACGGAGCCCCCTCCGTCCCTCTGAAGCCCGACCGGGCTGCCTGCGGCGCCGACACCGGCTCGGCCTGACCAGCCCCCTCTTCCCCGCGGGGGCGAGGGGAGAGCCGACAACGGGTGCCCACCGATTTTCGGTCCAGGCGGATCCACGAAGACATGGTAGCGGACCCCCAGCGGCAGCTCCCTTCTGCTCAGCTTctcagccagctgctgctggtaGGCCAGCGCCTGCTCCGCGTCGGCGGCCGTCACCGCCACCACGTCCCAGAACtcgccggggcgggcggccctCCCTGTCGAGCAGAGCGGCATCCGCGTCAGGACAAAGCCCGGCTCGCCCGCGGGCGAGCGCTCCACAGCCCCGCGGCGAGGGCGGCCGGCtcgcccgggccgggccgggccaggccGGGCCAGGCCGGGCCGTGCCCCCAccgcctccccgcccgccccggcccgccccacCTCTGAGCGCCGCGAACCGCGCCAGCCGCCGCCCCGTGgcctcccgccgcgccgcgctccGCTCGCCCGCCGCCGGCATGGCCGAGGGCCGGAGCCCGCCGCCGAAACCGCGGTGCGAGGCCGCCCCGCAGCGCCCGACCCGGAAGAAGCCGGGCTGGGGCCCGGGGCGGAGCGCGGGGCGGCCGGTGCCCTGGCTCGGCCCCGCGGCGCCGGCGCTGAGCTCAGCCCGCCCGGGGAAGGGgccaggcggcggcggcgggcttTTGTCGCCTGCTACGGCCCGGAGCGGACGGGAGGCCCGCCTcgggccgcggcgggggtgGGCAGAGTGCGGGGCTGGGCCTGCCCGGCGGTGCGCGGAGAGGGGCGGCTGCCGCGCcgggcctcggcctcggcctcggcctcCCTGTGAGGCGACGCCTGGCCCGGGTCTCTGTCGGGTCTGGCGCCGAAAGGGGCacagcgggccgggccggctgGAGGCCTTTTCTGGCCTGCCACCGCGCTCGCTCGcgctttatttttacttttttttttaagtagtacCCGTTCACTAAGTTCTTGGGTCTAAAGATGTGGCAAGTGGTGTTAGGAAAACACGCCGCGTCCGCCGAGCTTGGCGGCTGCCTGCCAGTGCGCCGGCCCGCTGAATGGCTGCCCTCCCTCGCCTGCGCATTGTCCGCCACGGCCCCTGGGTTACTGCATGCAAACGAGGGTTTTTAAGGAAAGAAGTCTCTTTGCCGCTCTTGTAAGGTGTACGACTTGCAGAAAATACATTCGTACGTGCAGGCTCGGGCGGGGAGTACCTGGCTGCCCCAACCGCGGGTCCCGGGCTGAGCTCAGGATCTGAAGGGCCAGGTTTCCCCAGGGCAGATGCCTTCAGCCTGTGTGCTGGTAGAAATCGATCATCCTGTTGAGGCCCAGGTTATATCTCCATGGCAGTCACAGGAGCCAGTAGGGTGAGTCAGATTGCTGGTTTGGTAATGTAATTAGGAACGGACCCCAAATTGCACACGAACTAGTCCACTTTGGTCTTCCTTGTCCATACCTGACCTGTTGGCGTTTGCTGTGACACTCCCCAGCTGTACCCGGGGTACGCTTGCTGAGCAGGGTTTGGATTTGATGAATTGATCCTACAAGGGCTTGCTGTGGGCTCTTTGATTGTGTGTAATTATCTGTTATCTGCTGGCAGTATTCACACAGCTGAAAGgttttcctgctgcagttcTTTCCCCTGGATATTGTGATTTTTGATCTGTGGACTTCATTTGTGTTCCTGAATTTAGAGTCTGCTGACTACAGATACCAaagacaaacagatgaaaatgaaagaagggTTTGTCTTGATAAGATCTCATTATACATAAATCTTACAATAAAAAGTAGCTGTAAAAGCCCTATAggagctactgaaaaaaagaatttagggagttaaaaaaaaataattaaaaaatctataGTTTTTCATGATTGTAAACAGCTGATAgagaagattaaagaaaaaaaggcaaatacttCACTGCTGCTTTATCAGTTTGAGACTTTTCTGTGATGCATGTGGTAACAGCCTTAATTGGAGTAATGTACACCACAAAGATCTGTTTGATCCTTCCTTATGTTCTTAACTTACTCTAGTGAGGAACACAGTCTATTTTGTTGGAACTAtacttttgctcttttcttttgcattgaGTTTTCATTGTTGACAACAACTCTCTTGACCTCAACGAGAAAAAGTTCCTGAATCCCAAGTCCAGCTTTAGAGATGTAAGGTTTAGTTACAACAGGTGACGATTCACTGCTTTTTacagttgtctttttttaatactgttttcccctttcttacCTTCTGGCTAATGTAGAGTTAGCGGTGAATCCTATCAATTGACTGAGTTTTAGGAACCCAGTTAAAAACTGCATTGCCCCGCTTACATTAAAAAGTGGTCTAGACATTAAGCAAACATTTTCCATGTTAAGTCAGAAGAATGAGTGATTCTTAACATAGCTGGGAACCCTCACATATTAACCAGCAAGTTTTCCTGTGTCCCATTCCTTATGAGTAATTCATTTGCCAAAGGAGAATTCCTAGCTTTCTGAATTGGAAAAAAGGAATTGAAGTTTGGAAATCTTTTTAGTGTGTTATGGTAGATTCCCCCTTACTGATTGTGCTCTTCTTAATCCATCTCTGACTCGTGTGTCTTAAGACATGGTatataataaatacagtttGGGAGAGGTATCTTTTATAACTCATATATATTTCTCTCAATAGTGACACAGTTTTCACAGTGTGATTAAAAGTACATGCTAATTTACAAGTAATTTAGGAAACTACTAGAGATACAAAGTAATTAATGGTTTACTGACAATAACACTAACttctttttaactgcagcaagCCTTTGAAGCTATAATTGGGACCCTAATGCTTGCAAGAAAATATTGCTGCAGTTcaacagaatttttgttttgaacttcTCATCATTAGTCAAACTTCCTAATGCATACATTTCTGTTTGCACTCTCTAGAATAATCTTTGCACTCTCTAAGGTAATCCAAGTCTAGAATAATTATTGGATCCAACTATTCAtggtaataatttcttttaaaattatttcagttaggTGGTTATTCATACTTTTAATAGTAGTATTTTATAATCACTTAACCTGATAGTTGATTCCAGGAAATAATAGATTTTCATCAATACTGCATTGCTCTGTCCCCCAAAATTTCAAACAATACATAAAGCGATGTTGGTGCTTCATTAGATTCAGTGGCAGAGCCAGTAAGCTGCTCCAGGAAATACATTTTGTCCGAGCGAGGGAAGTGGAGGTGTTCACTGTTTGTGCTTAGTGGAGAATCCCAGGAGAGCTTTTGTAAGAGCAAAACTATTTACACTTGTATTTAACTGACGTGTAAGTCTCCAAATTGTGTTTTCCTATGGAAATTGTGGTtacaaaacagcagaaaactcATATGTTGGTGTGTGTTGCTGAAAGCTACCTCACCTCCCATCTGATCATGCTGGTGTCCCTTATCCTTCAGTGTTTGGTGTAAACAGCCTTAGATCCAGCCCGGGTCTACAATCCTTATGTCAAGTAGAGAGAATGGATTGATACACAGCTCATTGTATTTGTGTATGAACATTTGGTTGAGTAAATGTGAGTGTTGTGGAATCTTGCCAGTAGTTAGCAAAGTACTTTTTGTCACCCTTTGGAATGCAATATGTCGTGTACAATATGTTGTTAGCACAACAGTATTTCTTACTTAAACAATTAGTGCCACTGGAGTTTTTTCTACCCTGTGGGTGTATGGTATTTCATAAGTAGTGTTGTAACAAATACTTGGATGTTTTCTTTAGTTATCTGAAATTCTCCTTTTAAAGCTGAACACATAGCCTTTTACATAGTCTTTGtattcttcttttcctggaTGTCAAAGCAGAGAGCTTATCATGGGGAAGTTAACTGAATACTGAACATCTTGTTTCTACTTCAAAAAAGTCTGATACTTGAATCAACAAACTGTTGATCAAAGTCTGTTGTAAAAAAGTTAGAAGGTCTGGTCATAGT comes from Haliaeetus albicilla chromosome 8, bHalAlb1.1, whole genome shotgun sequence and encodes:
- the FPGT gene encoding fucose-1-phosphate guanylyltransferase, whose protein sequence is MPAAGERSAARREATGRRLARFAALRGRAARPGEFWDVVAVTAADAEQALAYQQQLAEKLSRRELPLGVRYHVFVDPPGPKIGNGGSTLHVLRCLEDLYGDKWTSFIVLLIHSGGYSQRLPNASALGKIFTALPFGDPIYQMLELKLAMYIDFPSHMKPGILITCSDDIELYSTGVTETITFDKPGFTALAHPSDLTVGTTHGVFVLDPSSFSGRGGLEYTSCHHFLHKPDIETMRQCGAVCIRGNCSQLSSSGDHNNSEMDSECVYTDSIFYIDHSIAKQLLTFYKQMGTLCCEIDAYGDFLQALGPGATQDYTKNTSNVTTEESQLVEVRQKLYSLLKGTALNVIVLNNSKFYHIGTTQEYLFHFTSDSKLKFELDLLSVAFSISSDKAKTLDQSTSIIQSILEPGCFVGPGSVIEYSRIGPEVSVGKSSIISGSYINLKVDIPSNCFLSSLSVKINNQVKYVSMVFSVEDDLKKSVKSLSDIHSLHFFGVSLLECLDLWGIEVSHQLFSNESTRLGLWTARIFPACSTLSESVRLSLQMLNSVQHMSAFKLNGFKLLSVEEMLTYKDVEDMLKFRKQIYDEIRLQR